From Bacteroidota bacterium, the proteins below share one genomic window:
- a CDS encoding T9SS type A sorting domain-containing protein, translating to MHMDDNVAIPHPANVTIENNYYSIRTVYGRYLYLFKGQNNLKPIQTGIGHSVFGLLMAPPYSINVDNNWWGAQGLSSAEYNLTDGVSNNYSLTGIVLSNASSCGQAFPPCGSPPCDMGDPLKYCPQCDLINTDDFINKPLNEATKEAIDKFNSQSQNKYTEAINLLIQILNENYNNPNNDEIYLLNYSYIKLMEALGFAYRSEDLICNSDSLLISRIIDIIQNRISLANSQDDKYEKYVYSLDKAQVLWLACLRSESIELLNEMLSWAPDQDCIAVINSMICQINVEEAALLGAIDRALIEEELNSCSSSNYRISSSSITVQESESNQKNGAMHINIGPNPASDYLEINGGGDLYKVTLLNSTGQIVYSELDSYGSSIDLSYIANGLYSVVINDMVNNKIFTERIVIYK from the coding sequence TTGCATATGGATGACAATGTGGCTATTCCTCATCCTGCGAATGTCACAATTGAGAATAATTACTATTCAATTCGCACGGTTTATGGCAGATACCTGTATCTTTTTAAGGGTCAAAATAACCTAAAGCCAATTCAAACCGGAATAGGCCACAGTGTATTCGGACTGCTGATGGCGCCTCCATATTCGATCAATGTTGATAATAATTGGTGGGGAGCCCAAGGGCTTTCATCCGCGGAGTATAATTTGACTGATGGCGTATCTAATAATTATTCTCTTACAGGTATTGTGTTAAGTAATGCTTCATCATGTGGCCAAGCATTTCCACCCTGTGGGAGTCCTCCATGTGATATGGGTGATCCGCTGAAATATTGCCCTCAATGCGATTTGATAAATACTGACGATTTCATTAACAAGCCGCTGAATGAGGCAACAAAAGAAGCAATTGATAAGTTTAATTCTCAGAGTCAAAATAAATATACTGAAGCAATTAATTTGTTAATTCAAATATTAAATGAGAACTACAATAATCCTAATAATGATGAAATATATCTTTTAAATTACAGTTATATTAAATTGATGGAGGCGTTAGGATTTGCTTATAGGTCTGAGGATCTTATTTGTAATTCAGATTCACTATTGATATCAAGAATAATCGATATTATTCAAAACAGAATTTCCTTGGCTAACAGTCAAGATGATAAGTATGAAAAATATGTTTATTCTCTTGACAAAGCTCAAGTATTATGGTTGGCCTGTTTAAGAAGTGAATCCATCGAACTTTTAAATGAAATGTTATCATGGGCCCCCGACCAAGATTGTATTGCAGTGATAAATTCAATGATCTGCCAGATTAATGTAGAAGAGGCGGCTCTCTTGGGGGCAATCGATAGGGCTCTAATTGAAGAGGAGTTGAATAGCTGCAGTAGTAGTAATTATCGAATAAGCAGCAGTAGTATTACTGTGCAGGAATCGGAATCGAATCAAAAGAATGGAGCCATGCACATTAATATAGGCCCAAATCCCGCAAGCGATTATTTGGAAATAAATGGAGGCGGTGACTTATATAAAGTGACTTTGCTGAATAGCACTGGCCAAATAGTTTATAGCGAATTGGATAGTTATGGATCGAGCATTGACTTATCCTACATTGCAAATGGACTTTACTCAGTCGTGATAAACGACATGGTGAACAATAAGATATTTACAGAGAGAATTGTGATCTATAAATAG
- a CDS encoding T9SS type A sorting domain-containing protein — MYASFDPCWNSRNARACTLLVVLLCLVRPSLSAQTIYLSEDFSAGSLPSGWTVFNQQSPCIGWEFGDSLESAGFPIPPHGMYAAVNDNRYDNAAGTANLANWCYLYSPIIDCSVADSLRLEFDYFIPPDIDGRANVALSNGGIYNYFFSINEQNGWNRFRWNIPRAYYTANFRFRIGFSDNGASANGLAIDHVVLSDPGQFDLGIVRPYFGTVVPVSGARTGMKLRNNGLDTITDFRLDVTVDGTPAFSESFGGLSLLYARDFDCMPATRLPSLGPGRQRIGFALRAVNGQPLDENPSNDTASFVVEVAPNVPDRRPVLIDKTGAWCTYCADGSMQLDSAVVWNPEAIGVAIHGGDMMDSSSSSVFTGTVFTNALMNGGYPKLSCDAYKFPELPTLTTEPYNYGTLLAERLVSYEPVGVKLEGIQWDVTHRTVSATVVVEAYDTITADLRPNLWLLADEVYGLGTGWDQVNAANTQVGHPFYGLGDPIIGFRHKHVLLSMRGGAWGTPGVLPATLLPGTQYRQTYSLAVPEEYWGSSGQINTIDSASISLVGLVQQYSANSFDRRILQADAGKLTDLLTGTGSPNASPMFLVGPSPARDYLTVRSLRGTIARVFLFDLAGRPVFSAASGEGSLRINTTELAAGSYILLVQGSDQQAMQYRVVIE; from the coding sequence ATGTACGCAAGTTTTGATCCGTGTTGGAATAGCCGTAATGCCCGGGCATGCACGCTTCTTGTGGTGCTACTGTGCCTTGTAAGGCCGAGCTTATCGGCGCAGACGATTTACCTGTCGGAAGACTTTTCCGCCGGCAGTTTGCCGTCTGGCTGGACGGTCTTCAATCAACAGAGTCCTTGCATCGGCTGGGAGTTTGGTGACAGCCTGGAATCCGCCGGCTTCCCGATCCCGCCGCACGGCATGTACGCCGCCGTGAACGACAACCGTTACGACAACGCCGCGGGCACCGCCAACCTGGCCAACTGGTGTTACCTGTACTCGCCGATCATCGATTGCTCCGTCGCCGACTCGTTGCGACTGGAGTTCGACTATTTCATTCCGCCCGACATCGACGGACGCGCCAACGTGGCATTGTCAAACGGTGGTATATACAATTACTTCTTCAGCATCAACGAACAGAACGGCTGGAACCGTTTTCGCTGGAACATCCCGCGTGCCTACTACACGGCTAATTTCCGATTCCGCATCGGGTTCAGCGATAACGGCGCTTCCGCCAACGGACTGGCAATCGACCATGTAGTACTGAGCGATCCCGGCCAGTTCGACCTCGGCATCGTACGGCCTTACTTCGGCACTGTCGTTCCGGTCAGCGGCGCACGCACCGGCATGAAGCTGCGCAACAACGGCCTTGATACGATCACCGACTTTCGTCTCGATGTTACCGTGGACGGAACTCCCGCGTTTTCCGAGTCCTTTGGAGGACTCTCGCTGCTTTACGCGCGCGATTTTGACTGTATGCCGGCCACGCGCCTGCCCTCGCTCGGGCCCGGACGTCAGCGCATCGGCTTCGCGCTGCGGGCCGTGAACGGCCAGCCGCTCGACGAGAACCCTTCCAACGACACAGCCAGCTTTGTCGTGGAAGTTGCCCCGAACGTGCCCGACCGACGACCGGTGCTGATTGACAAGACCGGGGCCTGGTGTACCTATTGCGCCGACGGCAGTATGCAACTCGACTCCGCGGTGGTCTGGAACCCTGAAGCCATCGGCGTAGCCATTCACGGTGGCGACATGATGGATTCTTCCAGCTCTTCCGTTTTCACCGGCACGGTCTTCACCAACGCGCTGATGAACGGAGGTTATCCCAAGCTGAGCTGCGACGCATACAAGTTTCCCGAACTGCCCACGCTCACCACCGAACCATACAATTACGGCACCCTGCTCGCGGAACGGCTCGTCAGCTACGAGCCGGTCGGCGTGAAGCTCGAAGGGATCCAGTGGGATGTGACGCACCGTACGGTCAGTGCGACCGTGGTAGTCGAGGCGTACGATACGATCACAGCGGATTTGCGCCCCAATCTCTGGTTGCTGGCCGACGAAGTGTACGGACTGGGCACCGGCTGGGACCAGGTGAACGCGGCGAACACGCAGGTTGGACATCCGTTTTACGGACTCGGTGATCCGATCATCGGATTTCGACACAAGCATGTCTTGTTGTCGATGCGCGGCGGCGCATGGGGTACTCCGGGTGTACTACCCGCGACGCTCCTGCCTGGTACACAGTATCGACAGACCTACTCGCTCGCTGTGCCAGAGGAATATTGGGGATCCAGCGGCCAGATCAATACGATTGATTCGGCTTCAATCAGCCTGGTCGGATTGGTTCAGCAATACAGCGCTAATTCCTTCGACCGACGCATTCTCCAGGCGGATGCCGGCAAACTGACAGACCTGCTTACCGGAACAGGCAGTCCTAACGCCTCGCCGATGTTCCTTGTGGGACCTTCGCCGGCCCGGGATTACCTGACGGTGCGTTCCTTGCGGGGCACGATCGCACGCGTGTTCCTGTTTGACCTTGCTGGACGACCGGTATTCTCCGCGGCGTCGGGCGAAGGCAGCCTCCGGATCAATACTACCGAACTCGCGGCGGGCAGCTACATCCTATTGGTTCAGGGCAGCGATCAGCAGGCGATGCAGTATCGAGTAGTCATAGAATGA
- a CDS encoding VOC family protein, whose amino-acid sequence MTHFKRVTGIGGIFFKCKDPAALRAWYQTHLGLQTNAYGAVFEWWQGADSSKKGFTQWSPFKETTKYFEPSTKEFMINYRVADMERLVDALRKEGVTITDSIQAFDYGKFVHILDLEGNKIELWEPNDLVYEQMGVQMGSPTTK is encoded by the coding sequence ATCACGCATTTCAAACGCGTCACCGGCATCGGCGGGATCTTTTTCAAGTGCAAGGACCCCGCCGCGCTGCGCGCCTGGTATCAGACCCACCTCGGACTGCAAACCAACGCCTATGGCGCCGTCTTCGAATGGTGGCAGGGCGCAGATTCGAGCAAGAAGGGCTTCACACAGTGGAGCCCGTTCAAGGAGACGACGAAGTACTTCGAGCCCTCGACGAAAGAGTTCATGATCAACTACCGGGTCGCCGACATGGAACGGCTCGTCGACGCGCTGCGAAAGGAAGGCGTCACGATCACCGATTCCATCCAGGCCTTCGATTACGGCAAGTTCGTACACATCCTCGACCTCGAAGGCAATAAGATCGAGCTCTGGGAACCGAACGACCTCGTGTACGAACAAATGGGCGTCCAGATGGGCAGCCCGACGACGAAGTGA
- a CDS encoding IS110 family transposase: MENVIRQCIGIDCGMKEHVASFSRMYADLRVECLSTLAIPNGPGGFVKLSKWIRKLIDPSMPCQIVLEATGVYHETLACFLTEKGWPVSVVLPNRAKYFSKTLTVKTVNDKVSSQTLAAMGLEKKLDVWSPPDPIYNQLRQLTRERDQLKAESTQIKCQLHAEESGAWPNKSSIKRMNQRLSLIERQVEEVETSIREVVAESPEIDQAVRRMTSIVGVGMLTAVTVLAETNGFNLVRNKKQLVSYAGLDVVERTSGISVRGRSRISHRGNRYLRKCLYFPAMTAARHSNDHKALYNRLISKHGIAMKAAVAVQRKLLVMMYAIWKNGTIYDPNYELKKQQNELGQTRRPALTELA, from the coding sequence ATGGAGAACGTTATTCGCCAATGCATTGGAATTGATTGCGGGATGAAGGAGCATGTTGCCAGCTTCAGCCGCATGTATGCCGACCTTCGGGTGGAGTGTTTATCCACGCTGGCCATCCCCAATGGTCCGGGAGGCTTCGTTAAGCTCTCCAAATGGATCCGGAAGCTGATAGATCCATCCATGCCCTGTCAGATTGTGTTGGAAGCCACCGGTGTTTATCATGAAACGCTGGCGTGCTTCCTTACGGAGAAGGGCTGGCCGGTGAGCGTAGTACTTCCCAACCGGGCAAAGTACTTTTCCAAGACACTTACAGTAAAGACGGTCAATGACAAAGTATCTTCCCAGACATTGGCCGCCATGGGCCTGGAGAAGAAACTGGACGTCTGGTCGCCGCCGGATCCGATTTACAATCAGCTGCGGCAGCTAACCCGGGAGCGAGATCAGCTCAAAGCGGAAAGTACGCAGATCAAATGTCAGTTACACGCAGAAGAGAGCGGAGCCTGGCCCAACAAGTCAAGCATTAAACGGATGAATCAACGATTGTCTTTGATTGAACGACAGGTAGAAGAAGTGGAAACGTCCATCCGGGAAGTCGTTGCTGAATCACCTGAGATTGATCAGGCTGTAAGACGCATGACATCGATTGTAGGTGTTGGGATGCTCACAGCAGTAACGGTGCTGGCGGAAACCAATGGATTCAATCTGGTAAGGAACAAGAAACAGCTAGTCAGCTATGCGGGGCTGGATGTGGTGGAAAGGACATCCGGTATATCGGTCAGGGGAAGGTCCCGCATATCGCATCGAGGGAACCGGTACTTAAGAAAGTGCCTGTACTTCCCGGCCATGACTGCAGCACGTCATTCAAATGACCATAAGGCGTTGTACAACAGGCTCATCAGCAAACACGGAATTGCGATGAAAGCAGCGGTGGCGGTTCAACGGAAATTATTGGTTATGATGTATGCGATCTGGAAAAACGGAACAATCTACGACCCCAACTACGAATTAAAAAAGCAACAAAATGAATTAGGGCAGACCCGAAGACCTGCCCTAACGGAACTGGCTTAA
- a CDS encoding c-type cytochrome, translated as MKRIPIVLLVAVFCSLLAWNSSQELFKPPPGFPPVVYSFETNPLTEAKVQLGRALFYDPLLSRDSTISCESCHSPYSAFAHTDHARSHGIENRIGLRNAPALFNLAWQPEFMWDGAINHLDVQALAPIAQHDEMDNTLDAVLLRLRRSRLYPELFRTAWGDTAITGQRFLKAIAAFMTTLVSAEARYDKMRRGELAFTPQEENGYRLFRQHCNACHREPLFTNYAFANNGLPPDTLVPDAGRYRVTRVSADSLQFKVPSLRNVEYSYPYMHDGRFRTLTEVIRHYTGGLQAGPRLSAELRKPITLSPEEKVDLQAFLLTLSDSAFVFNRAHAFPRELFFGGK; from the coding sequence ATGAAACGCATACCTATCGTATTGCTCGTTGCGGTGTTTTGCTCGCTGCTCGCGTGGAACTCGTCGCAGGAACTTTTCAAGCCGCCGCCCGGCTTTCCTCCTGTCGTGTATTCCTTCGAGACGAATCCGTTGACGGAGGCGAAGGTGCAACTGGGTCGCGCCTTGTTCTACGATCCGCTGCTGTCGCGCGACAGCACCATCTCCTGCGAAAGTTGTCATTCGCCTTATAGCGCCTTCGCACATACGGACCATGCGCGCAGCCACGGCATCGAGAATCGCATCGGGCTTCGCAACGCGCCGGCGCTGTTCAACCTGGCCTGGCAGCCGGAGTTCATGTGGGACGGCGCGATCAACCACCTCGACGTGCAGGCCCTCGCGCCGATCGCGCAGCACGACGAGATGGACAATACGCTCGACGCGGTCCTCCTGCGGCTGCGTCGCTCCCGCCTGTATCCCGAACTCTTCCGCACCGCCTGGGGCGATACGGCGATTACCGGACAACGATTTTTAAAAGCCATCGCCGCGTTCATGACGACCCTGGTGAGTGCGGAGGCGCGTTATGACAAGATGCGGCGTGGCGAACTCGCCTTCACGCCGCAGGAGGAAAACGGATATCGCCTCTTCCGACAGCATTGCAACGCCTGTCACCGCGAGCCGCTCTTCACCAATTACGCGTTTGCCAACAACGGACTCCCGCCCGACACGCTCGTCCCGGATGCCGGACGTTACCGGGTGACGCGCGTATCCGCCGACAGCCTGCAGTTCAAAGTGCCCAGCCTGCGGAACGTCGAATACTCGTATCCCTACATGCACGACGGCCGTTTCAGGACCCTGACGGAGGTGATTCGCCACTACACCGGCGGCCTGCAGGCGGGTCCGCGCCTGTCGGCTGAACTCCGCAAGCCGATCACGCTGAGTCCGGAGGAGAAAGTGGACCTGCAGGCGTTTCTGCTCACGCTCTCTGACAGCGCCTTCGTCTTTAACCGCGCCCATGCCTTTCCGAGGGAATTGTTTTTTGGCGGTAAGTGA
- a CDS encoding YHYH protein — translation MNLHRLLTVLLLWTGSACAQGPQITSWLQNTTGITGRHYVAGNSTPIVDAVLANVQTVQYSTNWVYVSTNGIPSYITGPFLDGNPSIAQSQNAIFRMPLNPVQNTGTPTATTMGNIGIFVNGVAFFDHRDGVSWRNSSGSLAGGPLGGMGDNVWNRDAVVAERAGFDCAKGHPAMGNYHHHQNPSAFNLDLSVISNVCDLYAADGLYVLDSTAHSPLIGFAYDGFPVYGAFGYANTNGTGGITRMKSSYHLRNITARTHYANGTDVTDGPAVSATYPLGYFREDYEFIASTDPDQLDEHNGRYCVTPEYPGGTYAYFCTVDENWNSAYPYIVGPTFYGTKVASRVNSITEPTTVYTPSTTGLYNPLAEEASICIYPNPASDVVAVQLKSFLDADCPVLLFDTRGRLIERKLLPQGSTIAYFDTRRLYAGEYLVVVGDVSRRVLLVKD, via the coding sequence ATGAACCTCCACCGACTCCTGACCGTCTTGCTCTTGTGGACGGGTAGCGCATGCGCGCAAGGTCCGCAGATCACCTCCTGGCTTCAGAACACCACCGGCATCACTGGCCGTCACTACGTCGCCGGCAATTCGACCCCGATCGTCGACGCGGTGCTTGCCAACGTACAGACGGTGCAGTATTCGACCAACTGGGTGTACGTGAGTACGAACGGGATCCCTTCGTACATCACCGGACCGTTTCTCGACGGCAATCCATCGATCGCGCAGAGTCAGAACGCTATTTTCCGCATGCCGCTGAACCCGGTGCAGAATACCGGCACCCCGACCGCCACGACGATGGGCAACATCGGCATCTTCGTGAACGGCGTGGCGTTCTTCGATCACCGTGACGGGGTGAGCTGGCGGAATTCATCCGGATCGCTCGCCGGCGGACCGTTGGGCGGCATGGGCGACAACGTCTGGAACCGCGACGCGGTGGTGGCGGAGCGCGCGGGCTTCGACTGTGCCAAGGGGCATCCGGCGATGGGGAACTACCATCATCACCAGAACCCGAGCGCGTTCAACCTCGATCTGAGCGTGATCAGCAACGTCTGTGACCTGTACGCAGCCGACGGACTGTACGTACTCGACAGCACCGCGCATTCCCCGCTGATCGGCTTCGCCTACGACGGGTTTCCGGTGTACGGCGCCTTCGGTTACGCCAACACCAACGGCACGGGCGGCATTACACGGATGAAGTCAAGTTATCATTTGCGCAACATCACGGCGCGCACGCACTACGCGAATGGCACCGATGTCACGGATGGCCCGGCTGTCAGCGCGACTTATCCGCTGGGTTATTTCCGCGAAGACTATGAATTCATCGCTTCGACCGATCCCGATCAACTCGACGAACACAACGGTCGTTATTGCGTGACGCCGGAATATCCGGGTGGTACCTATGCGTACTTCTGCACGGTGGACGAAAACTGGAACTCAGCCTATCCGTACATCGTCGGCCCGACCTTCTACGGAACCAAAGTGGCGAGCCGTGTGAACAGCATCACCGAGCCGACCACCGTTTATACTCCTTCCACGACCGGCTTGTATAACCCGCTTGCCGAGGAAGCCAGCATCTGCATTTATCCCAACCCCGCGAGCGACGTGGTGGCGGTGCAGTTGAAGTCGTTCCTCGATGCCGACTGCCCCGTGCTGCTGTTCGATACCCGCGGCCGGCTGATCGAACGCAAGCTCCTGCCGCAGGGAAGCACCATCGCGTACTTCGATACGCGACGCTTGTACGCGGGGGAATATCTGGTCGTGGTGGGCGATGTCTCCCGGCGAGTGCTGCTGGTGAAGGACTGA
- a CDS encoding metallophosphoesterase, which translates to MSTFARLFRRFCLCLALLFQYGCEQFEYSPYQTKHPASELRDLNASNRAKLQASSPRDTIVLVISGDQQRFYDEVDDMVTDINRLEQVDAVFLVGDLTDFGLIREFGWLNESLLRLKCPFFGVIGNHDCVANGTEIFERTYGPLNEYFDWAGIRLVLHNTNSREFSFNGRVPDLGWLRNAVADTAAYEACIFLSHVEPFNAIDFDPSLEAGYVQLLDDARVTLFSAHGHDHIAHTGSPYGDGLTFFNAGSPAYRSYTLAKIYKRADGSLDHILSVRPF; encoded by the coding sequence ATGTCCACTTTCGCACGTTTATTTCGTCGGTTCTGCCTGTGTCTTGCCCTGCTGTTCCAGTATGGCTGCGAGCAGTTCGAGTATAGTCCATATCAGACGAAGCATCCGGCTTCCGAGCTGCGCGACCTGAACGCCTCCAACCGCGCGAAGCTGCAGGCAAGCAGTCCGCGCGATACGATTGTGCTGGTCATCAGCGGCGACCAACAGCGGTTCTACGACGAGGTGGACGACATGGTCACCGATATTAATCGTCTCGAGCAGGTGGACGCGGTCTTCCTGGTAGGCGACCTAACCGATTTCGGGTTGATACGCGAGTTCGGCTGGCTGAACGAATCGCTGCTTCGGCTGAAGTGTCCGTTCTTCGGCGTGATCGGCAATCACGACTGTGTAGCGAACGGGACGGAAATCTTCGAGCGGACGTACGGTCCGCTGAATGAGTACTTTGACTGGGCCGGGATCCGGTTAGTGCTCCACAACACCAACAGCCGGGAGTTCTCCTTCAACGGTCGGGTGCCGGACCTTGGGTGGTTACGGAATGCCGTTGCGGATACTGCGGCCTACGAAGCTTGTATTTTCCTTTCGCATGTCGAACCCTTCAACGCAATAGATTTCGATCCGAGCCTGGAAGCAGGTTATGTGCAGTTGCTCGACGACGCCCGGGTGACGCTCTTCAGTGCACACGGTCATGATCACATTGCCCATACGGGATCACCGTACGGCGACGGACTCACATTTTTCAATGCCGGTTCGCCGGCTTACCGCAGTTACACCCTGGCTAAGATCTATAAACGCGCAGATGGCTCGCTGGATCATATTTTGTCTGTTCGTCCTTTCTGA
- a CDS encoding T9SS type A sorting domain-containing protein: MKPISLSLSLLFFSVWTFAQPFHRLVGGTTGDERGQTALMGPHGRYLLNGATTSFGQGSADAMLSALDASGNIVWSRVYGTTGYDNSEYAVVTADGGIVCTGRLNITGGNEDALVFKTDSLGHLLWAKAYGGSSADGFAYTAEARNGDLLFVGATQSTPGTLNSLFLMRTDANGDTIFTKVFDTASRDIGLCVAETADSGLVVAGKLVYNNWAGLEQSNALVMKTDRSGNLLWSRMYGDTLWEELASIVPLADGGFITAGTSVGNGPGRYECWLLRLDSIGDVLWSKTYGGIGDEAAYTVIADPDGDFVLSGYSNSLGYGHRTAGDDAMNVVLIKTDANGDTLWCRAYGDGLQDEAYRSSKADDGGYLISGFTTSYTPANLSQMLLIHTDSLGWTGCHEQAIQPVVTTATYVPTDTSMILYSGMTVSNPGYLEAAATPVSDDACLILETNELDLITGIRLFPNPAADLVNVEVPMASAAETVELLDLSGRLLQRERIFGGKARLDLSAFSAGCYLLRAGSLTGRLVKN; encoded by the coding sequence ATGAAACCGATCAGCCTTTCCCTTTCGTTACTGTTTTTCTCTGTTTGGACATTTGCGCAACCGTTTCATCGCCTGGTCGGCGGCACGACGGGTGATGAACGCGGGCAGACCGCGCTGATGGGGCCTCATGGCCGCTATCTGCTTAACGGTGCGACAACCTCATTCGGGCAGGGCAGTGCCGACGCGATGCTGAGCGCGTTGGACGCATCCGGGAATATTGTGTGGTCGCGCGTTTACGGTACGACGGGTTACGACAATTCCGAGTACGCGGTCGTGACGGCCGATGGAGGGATCGTGTGTACGGGTCGGTTGAACATCACGGGTGGGAATGAAGACGCGCTGGTTTTCAAGACCGACAGTCTGGGTCATTTGTTGTGGGCAAAAGCGTACGGCGGAAGCTCAGCCGACGGATTCGCCTATACAGCGGAGGCCCGAAACGGCGACCTCTTGTTTGTTGGCGCGACACAGAGTACGCCGGGAACCTTGAACAGTCTGTTCCTGATGCGCACCGATGCCAACGGCGATACGATTTTTACGAAAGTGTTCGATACGGCATCGCGCGATATTGGCTTGTGCGTGGCCGAGACGGCCGACAGCGGACTGGTAGTCGCCGGCAAGCTGGTGTATAACAACTGGGCGGGACTGGAGCAGTCGAACGCGTTGGTAATGAAGACCGACCGAAGCGGTAACCTGCTGTGGTCGCGGATGTACGGCGATACGCTGTGGGAAGAGCTGGCTTCCATCGTACCCTTGGCGGACGGCGGGTTCATCACGGCGGGGACATCGGTCGGTAATGGTCCGGGGCGTTACGAGTGCTGGCTGTTGCGACTCGACAGCATCGGCGACGTGTTGTGGTCGAAAACGTATGGCGGTATCGGTGATGAAGCCGCTTATACCGTCATCGCGGACCCTGATGGCGATTTTGTGTTGTCGGGTTATTCCAATTCGCTGGGCTACGGACATCGTACTGCCGGTGACGACGCGATGAATGTGGTGCTCATCAAGACCGATGCGAATGGCGACACCTTGTGGTGCAGGGCGTATGGCGACGGTTTGCAGGATGAGGCCTATCGCAGCTCGAAGGCCGATGACGGCGGGTACCTGATCTCCGGTTTCACGACGAGTTACACGCCGGCCAACCTGAGCCAGATGCTGCTGATCCATACCGACAGCCTGGGCTGGACCGGTTGTCATGAGCAAGCCATCCAGCCGGTGGTGACCACTGCTACCTACGTTCCGACGGACACCAGCATGATCCTGTATTCGGGGATGACGGTGAGCAATCCGGGCTACCTGGAAGCGGCAGCGACGCCGGTTTCGGACGACGCCTGCCTGATCCTGGAGACGAATGAATTGGACTTGATAACCGGGATCCGTCTTTTTCCGAATCCGGCCGCGGATTTGGTAAATGTTGAGGTGCCAATGGCATCGGCTGCCGAAACGGTTGAATTACTGGACCTTTCGGGTCGGCTGTTGCAGCGGGAACGCATTTTCGGTGGCAAGGCCCGCCTAGATCTTAGCGCCTTTTCGGCCGGATGTTATCTCCTGCGAGCCGGAAGCCTGACAGGTCGGCTGGTTAAAAACTAA